The following proteins are co-located in the Nitrospirota bacterium genome:
- a CDS encoding type IV pilus secretin family protein has product MNIPRIRTWLAVSIVTAALLSCAHQASVPNEADSGQGSRAVEPIRVTDLGDRIRVEVEGDQPIAYDLSTSVAPASVTVDLPGFAKGANQPRLDVNKPPVLQVVTREVTDPRPGMRLLVMLTAAMEPEVKVEGTKLFVDFLKGPAAADVGAAGKEAGTDQAGSAGSETTGATVNNSAKTMTRVEVQRGEGEATVVIHGDGEFDYDVRALNRDRVVVDLAHVASALRLQVLPVDHPILKQIRIGHHSQKVRLVLDLAKRSTYAVVPGDHSLSIRLSAVAKPAAADHGVANTADGTAKRSGVRESEQAKTVPGEVEDKNGKAAAPARVPFPERLVRIEALPRFAQMAPEAKGAAEAEDIGQGRYVGRRISLDFQAADITNVLRLVADVSGFNIVVGEGVKAKVTLKLVNVPWDQALDMLLKMNNLGMIREGNIVWIDTLSNIAKQQDEEAKAKESKVKAEDLVTRVIYVQNVPASEIQTTLRQYLSPRGQLNLNPASNALVIQDTESRIAAFAQLVRELDLEVPQIQIEARIVQADTNYARSLGVQWGFQSLANLTGHRVSNFRGQSASTDSFGNQTGNFLVNLPAAVGGVAALPAAGFTYGKLTDDGAILDLRLSAGEQLGLTKVIAAPKITTLDKREAKIEQGQSIPYQTTSLQGTQTTFVDALLSVTVTPQITSRDPKEIGKQILLKVKATRNAPGAQTTAGAIITKKEALTQVLVRDGETMVIGGIIEDTQSNTVTGLPFLSRLPVIGWLFKNKSEQVQKTELLIFLTPTIVKS; this is encoded by the coding sequence ATGAACATCCCGCGAATTCGGACTTGGCTTGCTGTCTCCATCGTGACGGCCGCGCTCTTGTCCTGCGCGCATCAGGCGTCTGTCCCGAACGAGGCCGATTCGGGTCAGGGGAGCCGGGCGGTTGAGCCGATCCGGGTGACCGACTTGGGGGATCGCATCCGGGTGGAGGTCGAGGGGGATCAGCCGATTGCCTATGACCTTTCGACCAGCGTTGCGCCCGCGAGTGTAACGGTGGATTTGCCGGGATTTGCCAAAGGGGCGAATCAGCCTCGCCTGGACGTGAACAAGCCGCCCGTGTTGCAGGTCGTGACGCGCGAGGTAACGGATCCCAGACCCGGCATGCGGTTGCTGGTGATGCTCACGGCGGCCATGGAGCCGGAGGTCAAAGTAGAGGGCACGAAGCTGTTTGTTGATTTCCTCAAGGGGCCAGCTGCGGCGGATGTCGGAGCGGCGGGCAAGGAGGCTGGGACAGACCAGGCAGGCTCCGCAGGATCGGAAACGACCGGAGCGACAGTCAACAACTCGGCCAAGACTATGACCAGGGTGGAGGTTCAGCGGGGCGAGGGGGAAGCGACGGTGGTCATCCATGGGGATGGCGAGTTCGACTACGATGTGCGGGCGCTGAATCGTGACCGGGTGGTGGTGGATCTGGCGCATGTGGCATCTGCTCTGCGTTTGCAAGTGCTACCCGTGGACCATCCGATCCTCAAGCAGATTCGCATCGGACACCATTCGCAGAAGGTCAGGCTGGTCTTGGATCTTGCCAAGCGGTCCACGTATGCCGTGGTGCCGGGAGACCATTCTCTGTCGATCCGATTGAGTGCGGTGGCGAAGCCGGCCGCCGCCGACCATGGCGTCGCCAATACGGCGGACGGAACGGCCAAGCGATCGGGAGTTCGTGAGAGTGAGCAGGCAAAGACGGTCCCGGGCGAGGTGGAAGATAAGAACGGTAAGGCTGCGGCGCCGGCGCGCGTGCCCTTCCCTGAACGGCTCGTACGTATCGAGGCGCTGCCGCGCTTCGCGCAGATGGCTCCAGAGGCCAAGGGGGCGGCTGAGGCGGAGGATATTGGGCAAGGGCGCTATGTGGGCCGGAGGATTTCGTTGGATTTTCAAGCGGCCGACATTACGAATGTGCTCCGCCTGGTGGCCGATGTCAGCGGCTTTAACATCGTGGTCGGCGAAGGGGTCAAGGCGAAGGTTACGTTGAAATTGGTCAATGTGCCCTGGGACCAGGCCCTGGATATGTTGCTGAAGATGAACAATCTGGGAATGATCCGGGAAGGCAATATTGTCTGGATCGACACCCTGTCCAACATTGCCAAGCAGCAGGACGAGGAGGCGAAAGCCAAGGAGTCCAAGGTCAAGGCCGAAGATCTGGTGACCCGCGTGATCTATGTGCAGAACGTGCCGGCTTCAGAGATACAGACGACCCTTCGACAGTACCTGAGTCCCAGGGGGCAGTTAAATTTGAATCCCGCCAGCAATGCCTTGGTCATTCAGGACACGGAATCCCGCATTGCCGCATTTGCGCAGCTCGTTCGCGAGTTGGATCTGGAGGTGCCACAAATCCAGATTGAAGCCAGGATCGTGCAGGCTGACACGAATTATGCCCGTTCGCTCGGAGTCCAGTGGGGGTTCCAGAGTTTGGCCAATCTGACCGGCCATCGTGTGTCCAATTTTCGCGGACAATCCGCCAGTACTGATTCATTCGGCAACCAAACCGGAAACTTCCTCGTGAACCTTCCTGCCGCAGTCGGCGGCGTGGCTGCGCTGCCGGCCGCGGGGTTTACCTATGGGAAGCTGACGGACGATGGCGCCATTCTGGACCTGCGTCTATCGGCCGGAGAGCAACTCGGATTGACAAAAGTCATCGCCGCCCCTAAGATCACCACCCTCGACAAGCGGGAGGCCAAGATCGAGCAGGGGCAATCTATTCCTTATCAAACGACTTCGCTACAGGGTACCCAGACGACGTTTGTGGATGCCTTGCTGTCCGTTACGGTGACGCCGCAGATTACCTCGAGGGATCCCAAGGAAATCGGCAAGCAAATCTTGTTGAAGGTCAAAGCCACGCGGAATGCTCCGGGTGCGCAGACGACGGCCGGTGCGATCATCACCAAGAAGGAAGCGTTGACGCAGGTGTTGGTGCGTGACGGGGAGACCATGGTGATCGGTGGAATCATCGAAGATACCCAAAGCAACACGGTGACGGGGCTGCCATTCCTGTCGCGTCTGCCGGTGATCGGCTGGCTGTTCAAGAACAAGTCCGAGCAGGTGCAGAAGACGGAACTGCTGATCTTTCTCACCCCCACCATCGTGAAGAGCTAA